A DNA window from Solanum lycopersicum chromosome 3, SLM_r2.1 contains the following coding sequences:
- the BRC1a gene encoding TCP transcription factor BRC1a — protein MYPSSNYSPNISSSSSFFHINIPSPSMQYEPEFIQYFHDFQFIQPSYDQNTNIPAEEAADSDKLDKIEEDQSIIKSCNNNKKDEKSSSSTSTIRRKNNKRTTSGSAGVGPSKKDRHSKINTAHGPRDRRMRLSLEIARKFFNLQDLLGFDKASKTVEWLLTKSKSAVNDLVQKINKDKCSGSENPNIATVSSPSAESCEVIDESAATNTAETQKQQKKKVKSIRRAIIHPVVAKESRKEARARARERTIIKKSLNDNTNNNNNGDQSMADEDLTRSLRSWNTTFEDHQSGIQGYNNNNNMNVVDNFNLVDTSNWSPFMFNYHQINTEISQEHQFANFQYSGKLWEA, from the exons atgtaCCCTTCGAGCAATTACAGCCCCAATATTTCCAGCTCTTCATCTTTCTTTCACATTAATATTCCATCTCCTTCTATGCAATATGAACCCGAATTCATCCAATATTTCCATGATTTTCAATTCATCCAACCTAGTTACGATCAGAATACCAATATTCCTGCAGAAGAAGCTGCTGATTCGGACAAACTAGATAAAATAGAAGAAGATCAATCAATCATAAAAAGCTGCAATAATAACAAGAAGGATGAGAAGAGTAGTAGCAGTACTAGTACTATTCGTAGAAAAAACAACAAGAGAACTACGAGTGGTAGTGCTGGTGTAGGACCTTCGAAGAAAGATAGACACAGCAAAATCAACACGGCACATGGCCCAAGAGACCGAAGAATGAGACTATCACTTGAAATTGCTCGCaaattcttcaatttgcaaGACTTGCTTGGGTTCGATAAAGCCAGCAAAACTGTAGAATGGCTACTCACAAAGTCAAAATCAGCGGTGAACGATCTGGTTCAGAAAATTAACAAAGACAAATGCAGCGGTAGTGAAAATCCTAATATTGCTACTGTATCATCTCCTTCCGCCGAATCATGTGAAGTTATCGACGAATCAGCTGCAACTAATACAGCAGAAACTcagaagcaacagaagaaaaaagTTAAGTCGATTCGTAGGGCAATAATTCATCCAGTTGTTGCAAAGGAATCAAGGAAAGAAGCAAGAGCAAGGGCAAGGGAAAGaacaataataaagaaaagCCTAAATGATAACacgaataataataataatggtgaTCAATCTATGGCTGATGAGGATTTAACAAGATCATTAAGATCTTGGAATACTACATTTGAAGATCATCAATCAGGTATTCAAggctataataataataataatatgaatgttGTTGATAACTTTAATTTGGTGGATACTAGCAATTGGAGCCCATTTATGTTCAACTATCACCAAATCAATACTGAAATTTCTCAAGAG CATCAATTTGCGAACTTCCAGTATTCTGGGAAGTTATGGGAAGCTTAA